In Aythya fuligula isolate bAytFul2 chromosome 25, bAytFul2.pri, whole genome shotgun sequence, a single genomic region encodes these proteins:
- the LOC116498656 gene encoding interleukin-20-like, giving the protein MKGSHLLLCLYSVTCWLSLMPAAENKIFHFGPCRISMSVTEIRSGFTAIKANIQARDPIRTLSILSHPQSLHKVKSSDRCCIIHNLFNFYMDKVFKHCQTEDSYINRKISSIANSFLSIEKKLEQCHNQNKCLCGQESTEKFKQILANYEGLNITSAAIKSLGELDILLDWMEKSR; this is encoded by the exons atgaAGGGCTCCCACTTGCTTCTCTGCCTCTACTCCGTGACTTGCTGGTTGAGTCTGATGCCGGCAGCCGAGAACAAAATCTTCCACTTTGGACCCTGCAGGATTTCAATGAGTGTCACCGAGATCAGGTCTGGCTTCACTGCAATTAAAGCGAACATC CAAGCCCGAGACCCCATCAGGACCCTGAGCATCCTGTCGCACCCGCAGTCTCTGCACAAGGTCAAG TCTTCAGATCGATGCTGCATCATCCACAACCTCTTCAACTTCTACATGGACAAAGTCTTCAAGCACTGCCAGACCGAGGACTCATACATCAACCGGAAAATCAGCAGCATAGCCAACTCCTTCCTCAGCATCGAGAAGAAACTCGAGCAGTGT catAATCAAAACAAGTGCTTGTGTGGGCAGGAATCCACTGAGAAATTTAAGCAAATACTGGCAAACTACGAAGGG CTGAATATCACATCTGCAGCAATTAAATCCCTGGGCGAGCTGGACATCCTTCTGGACTGGATGGAGAAATCTCGTTAA